In the genome of Raphanus sativus cultivar WK10039 chromosome 4, ASM80110v3, whole genome shotgun sequence, one region contains:
- the LOC108849250 gene encoding photosystem II reaction center W protein, chloroplastic, whose amino-acid sequence MASFTASASTVSVARPALLLKPTVSLSAPVLGLPPMSKRKGGVKCSMESKQGNVSAVGAGVSAAATAALTAVMSNPAMALVDDRMSTEGTGLPFGLSNNLLGWILLGVFGLIWTFYFTYTSSLDEDEESGLSL is encoded by the exons ATGGCTAGCTTCACTGCCTCTGCTTCCACCGTGTCTGTCGCTCGTCCTGCTCTCCTTCTCAAGCCCACCGTCTCCCTCTCTGCTCCTGTTCTTG GTTTGCCTCCAATGAGTAAGAGGAAGGGAGGAGTGAAATGCTCAATGGAGTCAAAGCAAGGAAACGTCTCAGCCGTTGGAGCAGGAGTTTCCGCTGCTGCGACTGCAGCTTTGACGGCTGTGATGAGCAACCCGGCCATGGCGTTGGTGGATGACAGGATGTCCACGGAAGGAACAGGATTACCATTTGGGCTGAGCAACAACCTCTTGGGTTGGATTCTTTTGGGAGTGTTTGGTTTGATCTGGACTTTCTACTTTACCTACACTTCATCTCTCGACGAGGATGAAGAGTCTGGTCTTTCTCTCTGA
- the LOC108848649 gene encoding probable galacturonosyltransferase 5, whose protein sequence is MNQIRRWRRILILSLLLLSVVAPIVFLSNRIKSITSVDRGEFIEEVPDIRYKTNDDLRLTAFEQDGEGFKEPKRILKDDELNPLVRSSASNESHDGSQSSERDKTPVLSEISGGNSNKTKEVQAVVSQQTTGSSDTAEKFSAKDIQPSHKTKFQRPMAKSEKSSRVQLGRETDERIKEIRDKIIQSKAYLNLALPGNNSQIVKELRVRTKELERAVGDATKDKHLSKSSPQRLKAMELALYKVSRVFHNCPAIATKLHAMTYKSEEQARAQKKQSAHLMHLAARTTPKGLHCLSMRLTTEYFTLDHERTKPFQQSYNNPDLYHYVVFSDNVLACAVVVNSTISSSKDPGKIVFHVVTDSLNYPAISMWFILNPVSRATIQILNIDDINVLPLDHAQLLMKQNSSDPRVISALSHARFYLPNIFPGLDKVVLFDHDVVVQRDLSRLWSLDMNGKVVGAVETCHEGEPSYIAMETLINFSDAWVAQKFDPKACTWAFGMNLFDLKEWRRQGLTSVYLNYFNQGVERHLWKAGSLPLGWLTFYGQMIPLEKRWNVVGLGHESGVKAGEIEEAAVIHYDGIMKPWLDIRIDKYKRYWNIHVPYHHPYLQRCNIHD, encoded by the exons ATGAATCAAATCCGTCGCTGGCGGAGGATTTTGATCCTCTCTCTGCTTTTGTTATCCGTCGTCGCTCCGATTGTCTTCCTTTCGAATCGGATCAAGAGCATCACTTCCGTCG ATAGAGGAGAATTCATTGAAGAAGTGCCTGACATT AGATATAAGACGAATGATGATCTTAGACTTACCGCCTTTGAACAG GATGGAGAAGGCTTCAAGGAGCCTAAACGAATTCTCAAGGATGATGAGTTGAATCCTCTGGTTAGGTCTAGTGCGTCTAATGAAAGTCATGATGGCTCGCAGTCTAGTGAGCGAGACAAAACACCTGTTCTCTCAGAAATTAGCGGGG GAAACAGTAACAAAACCAAGGAGGTGCAAGCAGTAGTTTCACAGCAAACCACTGGAAGCTCTGATACAGCG GAGAAATTTTCAGCAAAAGATATTCAACCTAGTCACAAAACCAAGTTCCAGCGCCCTATGGCTAAGAGTGAAAAGAGTTCAAGGGTTCAGCTTGGAAGGGAAACAGATGAGAGGATAAAGGAGATCAGAGACAAAATCATCCAATCTAAAGCCTATCTGAATTTGGCCCTGCCTGGGAATAACTCCCAAATTGTGAAGGAGTTGAGAGTTCGAACAAAAGAGCTGGAACGGGCTGTCGGTGATGCCACCAAAGATAAGCATTTGTCAAAGAG cTCCCCTCAAAGATTGAAAGCCATGGAACTTGCACTATACAAGGTCAGTCGGGTCTTTCACAACTGCCCTGCCATTGCGACAAAACTCCATGCCATGACTTACAAATCTGAAGAACAAGCTCGGGCGCAGAAGAAGCAATCAGCACATTTAATGCACCTTGCAGCAAGGACTACCCCAAAAGGGCTTCACTGCCTCTCAATGCGTTTGACAACAGAATACTTTACCCTGGATCATGAAAGAACAAAGCCTTTTCAACAAAGTTATAACAATCCTGATCTCTACCATTACGTTGTCTTCTCTGACAATGTTTTGGCCTGTGCGGTTGTTGTTAACTCTACAATCTCTTCGTCAAAG GACCCGGGAAAGATAGTATTCCATGTGGTGACGGATTCACTCAATTACCCAGCAATCTCGATGTGGTTTATTTTAAACCCAGTTAGCAGAGCAACAATCCAAATCCTAAACATTGATGATATAAATGTCCTTCCTTTAGACCATGCTCAATTGCTGATGAAGCAAAACTCAAGTGACCCGCGAGTCATTTCAGCGCTCAGCCATGCACGCTTCTATCTCCCGAATATATTCCCAGGTCTGGACAAGGTCGTATTATTTGACCATGATGTAGTAGTTCAGAGAGATCTAAGTAGACTGTGGAGCCTCGATATGAATGGGAAAGTTGTTGGAGCTGTAGAGACTTGTCACGAAGGTGAACCTTCATATATTGCGATGGAAACACTCATTAACTTCTCAGATGCATGGGTTGCCCAGAAATTCGACCCTAAGGCTTGCACTTGGGCGTTTGGGATGAATCTGTTTGATCTCAAAGAATGGAGGAGACAGGGTTTGACATCTGTGTACCTGAACTACTTCAACCAG GGAGTAGAAAGACATCTGTGGAAAGCAGGGAGCTTGCCACTAGGTTGGTTGACGTTCTATGGCCAAATGATACCATTGGAGAAGAGATGGAATGTGGTTGGATTAGGTCACGAATCAGGAGTTAAAGCAGGAGAGATAGAAGAAGCAGCGGTTATACACTACGACGGGATCATGAAGCCGTGGCTGGACATCAGGATAGACAAATACAAGCGGTACTGGAACATACATGTACCTTACCATCACCCATACTTGCAACGTTGCAACATTCacgattga
- the LOC108853435 gene encoding E3 ubiquitin protein ligase DRIP2, with translation MEGEMMMMGKVKREKVVACMTCSLCHNLLRDATTISECLHTFCRKCIYEKITEDEIECCPVCDIDLGGTPLDKLRPDHILQDLRAKIFPLKRKRDKDTLLPARRKERSISSLVVNTPRVVSAQTGKRTTKSLMRKDVRGSASFTKRSVKKEEESGDCHHTESASSPETLKNFTQKKRQLKKSSNAESNQSLSNRRNKDAAEPWDSLHLINFLVDVANGTKPSSSSQALDPNSEHGNDVQGNKTKTKDHKRKCKLEEEISTNGDPTTTETASVKRTRRTRRKRSSSTFGDPRTPPLLPDAECLKQERRNGPVWFSLVASNNQEGETSLPQIPANYLRIRDGNIPVSFIQKYLMRKLDLKSETEVEIRCMGEPVIPTLQLHSLVELWLQTITSKHERVTASIGSSAKEFVMVLVYARKLPECNN, from the exons ATGGAAggagagatgatgatgatggggaAGGTGAAGAGGGAGAAGGTGGTGGCATGCATGACTTGTTCTCTCTGCCACAACCTCCTCCGTGACGCCACCACTATTTCCGAGTGCCTTCACACCT TTTGTAGAAAATGCATATACGAGAAAATCACAGAGGATGAGATAGAGTGCTGTCCGGTATGCGATATTGACCTCGGGGGTACCCCTCTGGATAAACTAAG GCCCGACCACATTTTACAAGACCTGAGAGCTAAAATATTTCCTCTAAAACGGAAAAGAGACAAGGACACATTATTACCTGCAAGGAGGAAAGAGAGGTCTATCTCGTCTTTGGTGGTAAACACACCTAGGGTGGTTTCAGCACAAACTGGTAAAAGAACAACAAAGTCTCTCATGAGAAAAGATGTAAGGGGTAGTGCTTCATTCACTAAGAGAAGtgtgaagaaggaagaagaatctGGAGATTGTCATCATACAGAGAGCGCTAGCTCCCCTGAAACACTTAAAAATTTCACTCAGAAGAAAAGGCAATTAAAGAAG TCGTCAAATGCAGAGTCTAATCAGTCCCTATCTAATCGAAGAAACAAGGATGCTGCTGAGCCTTGGGATTCCTTACATCTTATAAATTTTCTTGTGGATGTGGCAAACGGCACAAAGCCTTCTTCTAGTTCTCAAGCGTTGGACCCAAACTCTGAGCATGGAAATGATGTTCAGGGGAACAAAACCAAAACGAAGGATCATAAACGAAAGTGTAAACTCGAGGAAGAGATCAGCACTAATGGTGATCCTACGACAACAGAGACTGCTTCAGTTAAAAGAACACGTAGGACTCGTCGTAAAAGGTCATCATCCACTTTTGGTGATCCAAGAACTCCACCACTACTACCAGATGCAGAATGTCTGAAACAGGAGAGGAGAAATGGTCCGGTTTGGTTCTCACTTGTTGCTTCGAATAATCA GGAAGGAGAAACATCACTGCCTCAGATTCCAGCAAACTACTTGAGAATAAG GGATGGAAATATTCCAGTTTCTTTTATCCAAAAGTATCTCATGAGGAAGCTTGATCTCAAGAGTGAAACTGAG GTAGAGATAAGATGTATGGGAGAGCCGGTGATCCCAACGTTGCAGCTTCACAGCTTAGTGGAGCTATGGTTGCAAACAATAACTTCTAAACATGAAAGAGTCACTGCATCGATAGGTTCCTCTGCAAAGGAGTTTGTAATGGTGCTAGTTTATGCTCGAAAGCTCCCTGAATGCAACAACTGA
- the LOC108853437 gene encoding probable WRKY transcription factor 21 — MEEIEGTNRAAVESCHRVLNLLSRPPHQQDQVSLVSETREAVSRFKRVGSLLSKSVGHARFRRANNKKPLTHLSQQTIFLDPCRLQRTQLPESSSQKLRSGFHDLSLRPADSLTLGTRSFSLKPPPLLQLNHQAMPSSTTMFPEHQQQQLHERLQAHHLHQQQQQQQRHHQAEIMLRKCNGGGISLSFDNSSCTPTMSSTRSFVSSLSIDGSVANAEGRNSFQLIGDQSLPHSKRKCLLKGDEHGSRCHCSKKRKHRVRRSIRVPAISNKVADIPPDDYSWRKYGQKPIKGSPYPRGYYKCSSMRGCPARKHVERCVEDPAMLIVTYEAEHNHPKLPSQAVTT; from the exons ATGGAAGAGATAGAAGGAACCAACAGAGCAGCTGTTGAGAGTTGTCATAGAGTTCTTAACCTCTTATCTAGACCaccacaccaacaagatcaagTGAGTTTAGTGTCTGAAACTAGAGAAGCTGTGTCTAGGTTCAAGAGAGTTGGGAGTCTGTTAAGCAAAAGCGTGGGTCATGCCAGGTTTAGAAGAGCCAATAATAAGAAACCTCTGACCCATTTGTCTCAACAAACCATCTTCCTTGATCCTTGTCGTCTCCAAAGAACTCAACTTCCTGAGTCATCATCTCAGAAGCTCCGGTCTGGTTTCCATGATTTGAGCTTGAGGCCAGCTGATTCTCTCACTTTAGGGACCCGGTCTTTCAGTTTAAAACCCCCTCCTCTCCTTCAGCTTAACCACCAGGCAatgccttcttcaacaactatGTTCCCAGAACATCAACAACAGCAGTTGCATGAACGGTTGCAGGCTCACCACCTacatcagcagcagcagcagcaacaaagACATCATCAAGCTGAGATTATGCTAAGGAAGTGCAACGGTGGAGGGATAAGTTTGAGCTTCGACAACTCTAGCTGCACACCAACCATGTCGTCCACTAGGTCCTTTGTTTCATCGCTTAGCATAGATGGTAGCGTGGCTAATGCAGAAGGGAGAAACTCCTTTCAGTTGATAGGGGATCAGAGTTTACCACATTCCAAGAGAAAATGCCTCTTGAAAGGAGACGAGCATGGAAGCCGATGTCACTGCTCTAAGAAGAG GAAACATAGGGTTAGGAGATCGATCAGAGTGCCTGCTATAAGTAACAAGGTTGCAGATATCCCTCCTGATGATTATTCGTGGCGAAAATATGGTCAGAAACCCATCAAGGGCTCTCCTTATCCCAG GGGATATTACAAGTGCAGTAGCATGAGAGGTTGTCCAGCGAGGAAGCATGTAGAGAGATGTGTGGAGGATCCAGCGATGCTTATTGTTACTTATGAAGCAGAGCATAACCATCCTAAACTGCCATCTCAAGCCGTAACAACATAA
- the LOC108853433 gene encoding BTB/POZ domain-containing protein At2g30600 isoform X1 — MVGRNMVASAKENKFLTVAPFECAWSDDLKFREAGRGCVAFDAFAHNDVTVVFRENVGSQHYHYKKDNSPHYIVIIGSNRNRRLKIQVDGESVVDEEASGLCRCSLEFESYWISVYDGLVSIGKGRYPFQNLVFQWQDAKPNCSVQYVGLSSWDKHVGYRNVSVFPVTSNHISLWKQVGDEKFVEEGTGTYDYEQWGLGNFLESCELSDMIFLVGEEEVDVPAHKVILQASGSFPLSGDVVQLRGGVSYPILHALLQYIYTGRTQVLESELASLRDLSSEFEVMPLVRQCDECINRLKLSNRDSCEKVELSCPVSHPLSGFMFPTAFPADVCKLRAFYSSGEYSDVKICLGEHGLTFQSHKVILSLWSVAFAKMFTNGMSESHSSTIYLTDVSPEAFKAMLNFMYSGELNMEDTVNFGTDLIHLLFLADRFGVVPLHQECCKMLLESLSEDSVCSVLQVVSSISSCKLIEEMCKRKFSMHFDYCTTASLDFVLLDQATFSDILESADLTVTSEEKILDAVLMWCMKAEEPQRWEDIDELMKYSNPETLFKERLQSLDDLLPHVRFSLLPHELLERLENSNLSRQIPVFNHLVKEAASFLASRLTCPGNEATLQHRRSSFKELQYIRDGDSNGVLHFVGTSYGSHQWVNPVLAKKIIITSSSPTSRFTDPKALASKTYVGTSFAGPRMEDGRISSWWMVDLGEDHQLMCNYYTFRQDGSRAYARSWKFQGSMDGKTWTDLRVHENDQTMCKAGQFASWPITAANALLPFRFFRLVLTGPTADTSTPWNFCICYLELYGYFR; from the exons ATGGTGGG AAGAAACATGGTTGCATCGGCAAAGGAGAACAAGTTCCTAACCGTCGCACCATTCGAGTGCGCTTGGAGCGATGACCTCAAGTTCCGCGAAGCCGGGCGAGGCTGCGTCGCCTTTGACGCCTTCGCTCACAACGACGTCACAGTGGTGTTCAGAGAGAACGTGGGGAGCCAGCATTACCATTACAAGAAAGACAACAGCCCTCACTACATTGTCATCATCGGTAGCAACAGGAACCGGAGGCTGAAGATTCAGGTCGACGGGGAGTCCGTGGTGGACGAGGAGGCTTCTGGTCTCTGCCGCTGCTCCCTGGAGTTCGAGAGTTACTGGATAAGCGTCTACGATGGTTTGGTCAGCATCGGGAAAGGTCGGTACCCGTTTCAGAACCTGGTGTTTCAGTGGCAGGACGCGAAGCCTAACTGTAGTGTTCAGTACGTTGGGCTGAGCAGCTGGGATAAGCATGTTGGGTATAGGAATGTGAGTGTGTTTCCTGTGACAAGTAATCATATCTCTCTGTGGAAGCAAGTAGGAGATGAGAAGTTTGTGGAGGAAGGGACGGGTACTTATGATTATGAACAGTGGGGGCTTGGTAACTTTCTGGAGAGCTGTGAGTTATCTGACATGATCTTTCTTGTTGGTGAAGAGGAAGTGGATGTACCTGCTCACAAGGTTATCTTGCAAGCATCAGGTAGCTTTCCTTTGAGTGGAGATGTGGTTCAGCTTCGTGGTGGTGTCTCGTATCCGATTCTTCATGCGCTTCTTCAGTATATCTACACAGGACGAACTCAGGTTTTGGAATCGGAACTTGCTTCGTTGCGGGATTTGAGTTCTGAGTTTGAAGTGATGCCATTGGTGAGACAGTGTGATGAATGTATAAACCGATTGAAACTAAGCAACAGAGACTCCTGCGAGAAAGTTGAACTATCGTGTCCAGTTTCTCACCCTTTATCTGGTTTTATGTTCCCAACTGCTTTCCCTGCTGATGTGTGTAAGCTGAGAGCGTTCTACTCAAGCGGCGAGTATAGTGACGTGAAGATATGTCTCGGTGAACATGGTCTCACTTTCCAGTCTCACAAAGTCATTCTCAGTCTTTGGAGTGTTGCATTTGCAAAG ATGTTTACAAATGGGATGAGTGAGAGCCATTCGTCAACGATCTACTTAACCGATGTGTCACCAGAAGCGTTCAAGGCTATGCTTAATTTCATGTATAGCGGAGAGTTGAACATGGAAGACACTGTGAACTTCGGTACCGATCTGATCCATCTTCTCTTTCTAGCTGACCGGTTTGGAGTTGTCCCACTTCATCAAGAATGCTGCAAAATGCTCTTAGAGTCTCTCTCCGAG GATTCTGTATGCTCAGTTCTACAAGTGGTTTCGTCTATCTCATCATGTAAACTCATTGAGGAGATGTGCAAGAGGAAGTTCTCCATGCACTTTGACTACTGTACCACGGCGAGTTTGGACTTTGTCTTGTTAGATCAGGCCACTTTCAGTGATATTCTTGAG TCTGCAGATCTAACAGTGACATCTGAGGAAAAGATTCTTGATGCTGTTCTCATGTGGTGCATGAAAGCTGAGGAGCCACAGCGTTGGGAAGATATAGATGAGCTGATGAAATATTCTAATCCAGAAACTTTGTTCAAAGAAAGACTTCAGTCACTTGATGACTTGTTGCCTCATGTACGCTTCTCTTTGTTGCCACACGAGTTGCTTGAGAGG TTAGAAAACAGCAACTTAAGCAGACAAATCCCAGTATTCAATCATCTT GTAAAGGAGGCTGCTAGTTTTTTGGCTTCCAGATTGACATGCCCAGGAAATGAAGCCAC GCTCCAACACCGGAGATCGAGTTTCAAGGAGCTTCAGTACATACGTGATGGGGACAGCAATGGGGTGCTTCACTTTGTTGGTACATCTTATGGTAGTCATCAATGGGTCAACCCTGTTCTCGCAAAG AAAATCATCATTACATCAAGCAGCCCCACTTCAAGATTTACTGATCCGAAGGCTTTAGCTTCAAAAACCTATGTG GGTACTTCCTTTGCAGGGCCTAGGATGGAAGACGGACGTATATCTTCCTGGTGGATGGTGGACTTAGGCGAAGATCACCAG CTTATGTGCAACTACTACACGTTCAGACAAGACGGGTCAAGAGCATACGCAAGGTCGTGGAAGTTTCAG GGATCAATGGATGGGAAAACATGGACGGACTTGAGAGTCCATGAGAACGACCAAACAATGTGCAAGGCTGGTCAGTTTGCATCTTGGCCAATCACAGCAGCAAATGCTTTGCTTCCCTTCAGATTTTTCAGGCTGGTTCTGACCGGTCCAACCGCAGACACCTCAACTCCTTGGAACTTTTGCATTTGCTACTTGGAACTCTACGGTTACTTCCGTTGA
- the LOC108853433 gene encoding BTB/POZ domain-containing protein At2g30600 isoform X2 yields the protein MVASAKENKFLTVAPFECAWSDDLKFREAGRGCVAFDAFAHNDVTVVFRENVGSQHYHYKKDNSPHYIVIIGSNRNRRLKIQVDGESVVDEEASGLCRCSLEFESYWISVYDGLVSIGKGRYPFQNLVFQWQDAKPNCSVQYVGLSSWDKHVGYRNVSVFPVTSNHISLWKQVGDEKFVEEGTGTYDYEQWGLGNFLESCELSDMIFLVGEEEVDVPAHKVILQASGSFPLSGDVVQLRGGVSYPILHALLQYIYTGRTQVLESELASLRDLSSEFEVMPLVRQCDECINRLKLSNRDSCEKVELSCPVSHPLSGFMFPTAFPADVCKLRAFYSSGEYSDVKICLGEHGLTFQSHKVILSLWSVAFAKMFTNGMSESHSSTIYLTDVSPEAFKAMLNFMYSGELNMEDTVNFGTDLIHLLFLADRFGVVPLHQECCKMLLESLSEDSVCSVLQVVSSISSCKLIEEMCKRKFSMHFDYCTTASLDFVLLDQATFSDILESADLTVTSEEKILDAVLMWCMKAEEPQRWEDIDELMKYSNPETLFKERLQSLDDLLPHVRFSLLPHELLERLENSNLSRQIPVFNHLVKEAASFLASRLTCPGNEATLQHRRSSFKELQYIRDGDSNGVLHFVGTSYGSHQWVNPVLAKKIIITSSSPTSRFTDPKALASKTYVGTSFAGPRMEDGRISSWWMVDLGEDHQLMCNYYTFRQDGSRAYARSWKFQGSMDGKTWTDLRVHENDQTMCKAGQFASWPITAANALLPFRFFRLVLTGPTADTSTPWNFCICYLELYGYFR from the exons ATGGTTGCATCGGCAAAGGAGAACAAGTTCCTAACCGTCGCACCATTCGAGTGCGCTTGGAGCGATGACCTCAAGTTCCGCGAAGCCGGGCGAGGCTGCGTCGCCTTTGACGCCTTCGCTCACAACGACGTCACAGTGGTGTTCAGAGAGAACGTGGGGAGCCAGCATTACCATTACAAGAAAGACAACAGCCCTCACTACATTGTCATCATCGGTAGCAACAGGAACCGGAGGCTGAAGATTCAGGTCGACGGGGAGTCCGTGGTGGACGAGGAGGCTTCTGGTCTCTGCCGCTGCTCCCTGGAGTTCGAGAGTTACTGGATAAGCGTCTACGATGGTTTGGTCAGCATCGGGAAAGGTCGGTACCCGTTTCAGAACCTGGTGTTTCAGTGGCAGGACGCGAAGCCTAACTGTAGTGTTCAGTACGTTGGGCTGAGCAGCTGGGATAAGCATGTTGGGTATAGGAATGTGAGTGTGTTTCCTGTGACAAGTAATCATATCTCTCTGTGGAAGCAAGTAGGAGATGAGAAGTTTGTGGAGGAAGGGACGGGTACTTATGATTATGAACAGTGGGGGCTTGGTAACTTTCTGGAGAGCTGTGAGTTATCTGACATGATCTTTCTTGTTGGTGAAGAGGAAGTGGATGTACCTGCTCACAAGGTTATCTTGCAAGCATCAGGTAGCTTTCCTTTGAGTGGAGATGTGGTTCAGCTTCGTGGTGGTGTCTCGTATCCGATTCTTCATGCGCTTCTTCAGTATATCTACACAGGACGAACTCAGGTTTTGGAATCGGAACTTGCTTCGTTGCGGGATTTGAGTTCTGAGTTTGAAGTGATGCCATTGGTGAGACAGTGTGATGAATGTATAAACCGATTGAAACTAAGCAACAGAGACTCCTGCGAGAAAGTTGAACTATCGTGTCCAGTTTCTCACCCTTTATCTGGTTTTATGTTCCCAACTGCTTTCCCTGCTGATGTGTGTAAGCTGAGAGCGTTCTACTCAAGCGGCGAGTATAGTGACGTGAAGATATGTCTCGGTGAACATGGTCTCACTTTCCAGTCTCACAAAGTCATTCTCAGTCTTTGGAGTGTTGCATTTGCAAAG ATGTTTACAAATGGGATGAGTGAGAGCCATTCGTCAACGATCTACTTAACCGATGTGTCACCAGAAGCGTTCAAGGCTATGCTTAATTTCATGTATAGCGGAGAGTTGAACATGGAAGACACTGTGAACTTCGGTACCGATCTGATCCATCTTCTCTTTCTAGCTGACCGGTTTGGAGTTGTCCCACTTCATCAAGAATGCTGCAAAATGCTCTTAGAGTCTCTCTCCGAG GATTCTGTATGCTCAGTTCTACAAGTGGTTTCGTCTATCTCATCATGTAAACTCATTGAGGAGATGTGCAAGAGGAAGTTCTCCATGCACTTTGACTACTGTACCACGGCGAGTTTGGACTTTGTCTTGTTAGATCAGGCCACTTTCAGTGATATTCTTGAG TCTGCAGATCTAACAGTGACATCTGAGGAAAAGATTCTTGATGCTGTTCTCATGTGGTGCATGAAAGCTGAGGAGCCACAGCGTTGGGAAGATATAGATGAGCTGATGAAATATTCTAATCCAGAAACTTTGTTCAAAGAAAGACTTCAGTCACTTGATGACTTGTTGCCTCATGTACGCTTCTCTTTGTTGCCACACGAGTTGCTTGAGAGG TTAGAAAACAGCAACTTAAGCAGACAAATCCCAGTATTCAATCATCTT GTAAAGGAGGCTGCTAGTTTTTTGGCTTCCAGATTGACATGCCCAGGAAATGAAGCCAC GCTCCAACACCGGAGATCGAGTTTCAAGGAGCTTCAGTACATACGTGATGGGGACAGCAATGGGGTGCTTCACTTTGTTGGTACATCTTATGGTAGTCATCAATGGGTCAACCCTGTTCTCGCAAAG AAAATCATCATTACATCAAGCAGCCCCACTTCAAGATTTACTGATCCGAAGGCTTTAGCTTCAAAAACCTATGTG GGTACTTCCTTTGCAGGGCCTAGGATGGAAGACGGACGTATATCTTCCTGGTGGATGGTGGACTTAGGCGAAGATCACCAG CTTATGTGCAACTACTACACGTTCAGACAAGACGGGTCAAGAGCATACGCAAGGTCGTGGAAGTTTCAG GGATCAATGGATGGGAAAACATGGACGGACTTGAGAGTCCATGAGAACGACCAAACAATGTGCAAGGCTGGTCAGTTTGCATCTTGGCCAATCACAGCAGCAAATGCTTTGCTTCCCTTCAGATTTTTCAGGCTGGTTCTGACCGGTCCAACCGCAGACACCTCAACTCCTTGGAACTTTTGCATTTGCTACTTGGAACTCTACGGTTACTTCCGTTGA